One Natronomonas gomsonensis genomic window, CGCGGATGTCCTGTCCGTCGATACGGATTGCGCCCTCGTCGACGTCGTACAGTCGAAGGAGGAGTTTCAGTACCGTCGACTTGCCGGCGCCCGTGGGGCCGACGAGAGCGAGCGTCTCGCCGCCCTCGACGGAGAAATCGACGTTCTCGATGATGGCCTCCTCCTCGTCGTAGCCGAAGGTCACGTCGTCGTACTCGACGCGCCCGTCGTCGACCGCCAGTGGTTCGGCGTCGGGGTCGATTTCGAGGCGGTCGGGTTCGTCCATCAGTCCGAAGATGCGCTCGGAGGAGGCGTAGGCCCGCTGGTACATGTTGATAATCTGTCCGAACTGCGCCATCGGCCAGATGAACCGCTGGGTAAAGAGGATGAAGACGACGAACGTCCCGACCGAGAGTTCGCCGGAGAGTGGGCCGGGGGCGGTGCCGGTGAACACCCACAGCCCGCCGACGATGAACGTGACGACGAAGCCGATGCCCGCGAGCAGTCGGAGGCTGGGGAAGAACTTGATGCGGGTCTCGATTGCGTCCCAGTTGGCGTCGAAGTACTCCATCGACACGTCGTCGACGCGATCGGACTCGTAGGGTTCGGTGTTTGCGGATTTGATGACCTGAATCCCGCCGAGGTTGTTCTCCAGTCTGGAGTTGACCTTCCCGACCGAAGAGCGGACGCGGGCGTACTTCGGCTGGATGATGCGGATGAACAGGTAGGTAAAGCCGGCGATGAGCGGCACGGGAAGCAACGCGATGAGCGCCAACTGCCAGTTGTAGTACAGGAGGACGCCACCGATACCCAGTACCATCACCGACAGCCGGAACACGGAGTTCAGGCCGTCGTTGAGGAACCGTTCGAGGCGGTTGACGTCGTTCGAGAGAATGGACATGAGTTCGCCGGTCTGCTTGTCGGCGAAGAAATCCATGTTCAACCGCTGCATCGTGTCGTAGGTATCCGTTCGAATGCTGTGTTGGATGTTCTGTGCGAAGGAGTTGAACCCCCAGTTGCGAATCCAGTGGAACGCCGCCCCGAGAGTGAACGCGCCGGCGATGATGCCGATGACGACCCAAAACTGCGTCCACTCGTCGGTTGGTACCCACGCTTCGGGGACGAGCCACAGCGAAAACGCCTGCTCGCCGAAGACCGAATCGATGGCCAACCCGAGCATGATGGGTGGCAGCAAATCGAGCAGTCGCGCGAAGATGCTCGCGAGAACCCCGACGGTCACCTGCAACGCGTTCGGTCGGCCGTACTCGGCGAACAGCCTGCTCATCGGGTTCTCCGCGTTCTCCCGTTGCTCCTCGAAGGGGTCGTCCTCGTCGGCCCCGACGGCACTCTCCGCCATTACTAAAACTGACTCTTCGGTCAGCATAACGCTTGGCACATCGGCCGGACGGGCCGCTACACCTCGAAGACGAGTCGGTCACCGACCTCGACACCGCGCTCGTCGGTCCACCCGCGATTGACTTCGAGGACGTACTGCCCCGTACCGGTGTACTGCTGGTCGTTGCCGTCCTCGTCGGGGGCCGGGGCGGGTGCCTCGTGGATTTCGGTAATCGTCCCGTCGGAATCGACGAACACGATATCGAGGCCGAACTCCATCTCCCGCATCACGTAGGTTCGCTCGGCGACGCCGTCGTGGACGAACAGCATTCCCTGGTCGTCGTCGAGCGATTCGGTGTCGCTCAGACCCACGTAGCGCTTCGAGAAGGTGTCGGCGACGGCGGCGTCGACTCGACCCAACACCTCGTCGCTGTCGGCGTCGACGACGGTCACCTCGGTGTGTTCGTAGCCGGATGCCGCCGGATTCGAGGCGTCGTAGCCGGCCAAGAGTGAGGCGAACACGCCCATCGCAAAGCCGAGATAGACGAGCAACGCGAGAACTACGACCGCCGAGAGCGCGTAGCCGAGACGGCGTCGGTCCATCACGCCGACGCACGGCCCGGCGGGCGAAAAGCGTGCCGGCGCACCCTCACTCCGGCAACTCGAAGGCGACCTGGTCGCCCGCTTCGACGCCACGGTCGGTCGTCCAGTGGTGGTTCACTTCGAGGACGTACTGTCCGCGGCCGGAGTATTCCTGGTCGTTGCCGTCCTCGTTCGGTCCCGGTGCGGGCGCGTGGTGAATCGACGTTATCGTCCCGTTGGAATCGATGTAGACGATGTCGATGGCGAAGTCCATCTCCCGCATCACGAACGTCAAATCCCGTTCGGAGTCGAAGACGAACAACATCCCGCGGTTCTCCGGCAGCGATTCGGTGTTGCTCAACCCGGTGTATCGGAGCGACCCGTTGTCGGCGATGGTGGCCTCGACGGCCCCCAGTTCGGCGTCGCCGTCGCCGTCCTGTACCGTGACGGTCGTCTGGGCGTAACTGCTGTGAACCGGCGTCGCAGTGTGCGTCGGGTCGTCCGTTGCCGTCGGTGCCGTCGACTGTCCGCCGGCGTCGAACGGGCCGACACAGCCGCCGAGGGCGGCGGTGACGACCACAACGGCGAGTGCCCACGTCCGGTGTCGCGTCATTTCCCCTCCCTCGGGACGGAACGTGCCTAAACGTTCCGTCACCGGCGACGACCGGCCGGCGCGGAAGGCAAGGGTTAACTCTACGGGCCGGTTTCGGCCGAGTGCGGGCGCGTGGTCTAGTGGCTATGACGCGTCCCTTACAAGGACGAGAAGATGGTTCGATTCCATCCGTGCC contains:
- a CDS encoding ABC transporter ATP-binding protein — its product is MAESAVGADEDDPFEEQRENAENPMSRLFAEYGRPNALQVTVGVLASIFARLLDLLPPIMLGLAIDSVFGEQAFSLWLVPEAWVPTDEWTQFWVVIGIIAGAFTLGAAFHWIRNWGFNSFAQNIQHSIRTDTYDTMQRLNMDFFADKQTGELMSILSNDVNRLERFLNDGLNSVFRLSVMVLGIGGVLLYYNWQLALIALLPVPLIAGFTYLFIRIIQPKYARVRSSVGKVNSRLENNLGGIQVIKSANTEPYESDRVDDVSMEYFDANWDAIETRIKFFPSLRLLAGIGFVVTFIVGGLWVFTGTAPGPLSGELSVGTFVVFILFTQRFIWPMAQFGQIINMYQRAYASSERIFGLMDEPDRLEIDPDAEPLAVDDGRVEYDDVTFGYDEEEAIIENVDFSVEGGETLALVGPTGAGKSTVLKLLLRLYDVDEGAIRIDGQDIRDVTLSSLRQHIGYVGQDTFLFYGTVRENITYGTFDADEEAVVEAAKAAEAHEFIENLPDGYDTMVGERGVKLSGGQRQRISIARAVLKDPDVLVLDEATSDVDTETEMLIQRSLDRLTADRTTFAIAHRLSTIKDADTIVVLEAGEIVERGTHGDLLEEGGLYAHLWGVQAGEIDELPEEFIERAAERQARTDADDD
- a CDS encoding DUF192 domain-containing protein, whose translation is MDRRRLGYALSAVVVLALLVYLGFAMGVFASLLAGYDASNPAASGYEHTEVTVVDADSDEVLGRVDAAVADTFSKRYVGLSDTESLDDDQGMLFVHDGVAERTYVMREMEFGLDIVFVDSDGTITEIHEAPAPAPDEDGNDQQYTGTGQYVLEVNRGWTDERGVEVGDRLVFEV
- a CDS encoding DUF192 domain-containing protein — encoded protein: MTRHRTWALAVVVVTAALGGCVGPFDAGGQSTAPTATDDPTHTATPVHSSYAQTTVTVQDGDGDAELGAVEATIADNGSLRYTGLSNTESLPENRGMLFVFDSERDLTFVMREMDFAIDIVYIDSNGTITSIHHAPAPGPNEDGNDQEYSGRGQYVLEVNHHWTTDRGVEAGDQVAFELPE